The Burkholderia lata genome contains a region encoding:
- a CDS encoding S41 family peptidase, with translation MMPPTRVVLRLAVCAAVTAALLPCASSVRAQQPASAPPASAPAAQPPSPCPPDWEPQICELKAAVEVLKKQHLTDIDIGALLDATTHAGIKTLPYARFFDAKEEQERRDDERRARDGTPGIGIVFETRPDGLHIVDVIPDAPAEKAGVRPDDLVVAMNDTSVVGIDPADLAKLSKGDAGVPLKLTVQRGPSHTVLNFAPVRTILKPHPATAKRLDGDILYTRLSSFPEPAVGDYIDAVQAARRAGPPVKGLILDLRINGGGALNAAIGITALFTGRDRTAMVTVERGDANRRRYTTNWPDYELPVMHGQDPLATLQTDVWWRTVPLVVLVDGQSASAAEATAAALKDLGRAKLLGMPTYGKGLAQTGVDLIDGTRLNFTYARNLRPNGCPMDGYGVVPDWLVPPRRDSDVDGVLLWYREADLPRAPYADRLAPDPFAKVRKERQKLREQRALAKIDTAKSAALPQREFGTATDWQLRQALAALAGRPVRTIEAKPQLMPARPVCERAGN, from the coding sequence ATGATGCCTCCCACGCGTGTCGTTCTTCGCCTTGCCGTTTGCGCAGCCGTCACGGCCGCGCTCCTGCCGTGTGCGTCATCCGTCCGTGCGCAACAGCCGGCGTCCGCCCCGCCCGCTTCTGCACCCGCCGCTCAACCGCCATCGCCCTGCCCGCCCGACTGGGAACCGCAGATCTGCGAGCTCAAGGCGGCTGTCGAAGTGCTCAAGAAACAGCACCTGACCGACATCGACATCGGCGCGCTGCTCGACGCAACGACCCACGCGGGAATCAAGACACTGCCGTACGCGCGTTTCTTCGACGCGAAGGAGGAGCAGGAGCGGCGCGACGACGAACGGCGCGCGCGCGACGGCACGCCCGGCATCGGCATCGTGTTCGAGACGCGGCCCGACGGGCTGCACATCGTCGACGTGATTCCCGACGCGCCCGCGGAAAAAGCCGGCGTGCGTCCCGACGATCTGGTCGTCGCGATGAACGATACGAGCGTCGTCGGCATCGACCCCGCCGACCTGGCCAAACTCTCCAAGGGCGACGCGGGCGTACCGCTGAAACTCACGGTCCAGCGCGGCCCGTCGCACACGGTGCTGAACTTCGCGCCCGTGCGGACGATCCTCAAGCCGCATCCCGCGACCGCGAAACGGCTCGACGGCGACATCCTGTACACGCGGCTGTCGAGCTTCCCCGAACCGGCGGTCGGCGACTACATCGACGCGGTGCAGGCCGCGCGCCGCGCGGGCCCGCCGGTGAAAGGCCTGATTCTCGACCTGCGCATCAACGGCGGCGGCGCGCTCAATGCGGCGATCGGCATCACCGCGCTGTTCACGGGTCGCGACCGCACCGCGATGGTGACGGTCGAGCGCGGCGATGCCAACCGCCGCCGCTACACGACCAACTGGCCCGATTACGAATTGCCGGTCATGCACGGCCAGGACCCGCTCGCGACGCTGCAGACGGACGTCTGGTGGCGTACCGTGCCGCTCGTCGTGCTCGTCGACGGACAGAGCGCGTCGGCCGCCGAGGCGACCGCGGCAGCGCTGAAGGATCTCGGCCGCGCGAAGCTGCTCGGCATGCCGACTTACGGGAAGGGGCTCGCGCAGACGGGCGTCGACCTGATCGACGGCACCCGCCTGAATTTCACGTACGCGCGCAACCTGCGGCCGAACGGCTGCCCGATGGACGGCTACGGCGTCGTGCCGGACTGGCTCGTGCCACCGCGCCGCGACTCGGACGTCGACGGCGTGCTGCTGTGGTACCGGGAAGCCGATCTCCCCCGTGCGCCGTATGCGGACCGGCTGGCGCCCGATCCGTTCGCGAAGGTGCGCAAGGAACGGCAGAAGCTGCGCGAGCAACGTGCGCTCGCGAAGATCGATACGGCGAAGAGCGCGGCGCTGCCGCAGCGCGAGTTCGGCACGGCAACCGACTGGCAACTCAGGCAGGCGCTTGCCGCGCTCGCCGGGCGCCCGGTGCGGACCATCGAAGCCAAACCGCAACTGATGCCGGCACGGCCCGTATGCGAGCGCGCCGGCAACTGA
- the secF gene encoding protein translocase subunit SecF: protein MEFFRIRKDIPFMRHALVFNVISLVTFLAAVFFLFHRGLHLSVEFTGGTVIEVQYQQAAELEPVRATLGKLGYADAQVQNFGTSRNVLIRLQLKEGLTSAQQSDQVMGALKAQSPDVTLQRVEFVGPQVGRELATDGLLALACVVIGIVIYLSFRFEWKYAVAGIIANLHDIVIILGFFAFFQWEFSLAVLAAILAVLGYSVNESVVIFDRIRETFRRERKMSVQEVINHAITTTMSRTIITHTSTEMMVLSMFFFGGPTLHYFALALTVGIMFGIYSSVFVAGSLAMWLGIKREDLIKEKKSAHDPDDPNAGAQV from the coding sequence ATGGAATTTTTCCGCATCCGTAAAGACATTCCGTTCATGCGGCACGCGCTGGTGTTCAACGTGATCTCGCTGGTCACGTTCCTCGCCGCCGTGTTCTTCCTGTTCCACCGCGGGCTGCACCTGTCCGTCGAATTCACCGGCGGGACGGTGATCGAGGTGCAGTACCAGCAGGCCGCTGAACTCGAACCCGTGCGCGCGACGCTCGGCAAGCTCGGCTACGCCGACGCGCAGGTGCAGAACTTCGGCACATCGCGCAACGTGCTGATCCGCCTGCAACTGAAGGAAGGCCTCACGTCCGCGCAGCAGAGCGACCAGGTGATGGGCGCGCTGAAGGCGCAGAGCCCGGACGTCACGCTGCAGCGCGTCGAGTTCGTCGGCCCGCAGGTCGGCCGGGAGCTCGCGACCGACGGCCTGCTCGCGCTCGCGTGCGTCGTGATCGGCATCGTGATCTACCTGTCGTTCCGCTTCGAGTGGAAGTACGCAGTGGCCGGCATCATCGCCAACCTGCACGACATCGTGATCATTCTCGGCTTCTTCGCGTTCTTCCAGTGGGAGTTCTCGCTGGCGGTGCTCGCGGCCATCCTCGCGGTGCTCGGCTACTCGGTCAACGAGTCGGTCGTCATCTTCGACCGGATCCGCGAAACGTTCCGCCGCGAACGCAAGATGAGCGTGCAGGAAGTGATCAACCACGCGATCACGACCACGATGTCGCGTACGATCATCACGCACACGTCGACCGAAATGATGGTGCTGTCGATGTTCTTCTTCGGCGGCCCGACGCTGCACTACTTCGCACTCGCGCTGACGGTCGGCATCATGTTCGGCATCTACTCGTCGGTGTTCGTCGCGGGCTCGCTCGCGATGTGGCTCGGCATCAAGCGCGAAGACCTGATCAAGGAAAAGAAGTCCGCGCACGATCCGGACGATCCGAACGCAGGCGCGCAGGTTTAA
- the secD gene encoding protein translocase subunit SecD, which translates to MNRYPLWKYVVMVVALAIGLLYTLPNFFGESPAVQVSSGKATVKLDSTTLTQVESALASAQITPDDVTFENTATNANIRVRLKDTDTQLRVKDLLQKSLNADPNDPQYVVALNLQSASPRWLTALHALPMYLGLDLRGGVHFLLQVDMTGALTKKLDSDASDARTLLRDKNIRDGGVSRVDQSVVVNFSDAQTAEDARKVLALSITELQWATQPGGGGTQVVGTFTPAVQKSVEDAALKQNLTTLHNRVNELGVSEPILQQQGSDRIVVELPGVQDTAKAKDIIGRTATLEARLADPINTHPNPNDPVPPGEELFTQGNQAPVLLKKEVIFTGDRIIDASAGFDDHQRPSVNIRLDSAGGRSVRAVSRENIGKPMAMVLFEKGKGEVLTVATIQSELGDRFQITGQPTPQAAADLALLLRAGSLAAPMDIIEERTIGPSLGADNIKMGVHSVIWGFCAIAVFMIAYYMLFGVVSVIGLSVNLLLLVAVLSLMQATLTLPGIAAIALALGMAIDANVLINERVREELRAGQPPQTAIQAGYAHAWATILDSNVTTLIAGLALLAFGSGPVRAFAIVHCLGILTSMFSAVFFSRGIVNLWYGGRKKLKSLAIGQVWKPEGAAAAASFSDADESTDTARAAKLAAPAKGNAPRAAGKPQLRNRAQQGVSPKKPGSTQ; encoded by the coding sequence ATGAATCGTTATCCACTCTGGAAATATGTCGTGATGGTCGTGGCGCTCGCCATCGGCCTTCTGTACACATTGCCCAACTTCTTCGGCGAATCGCCGGCGGTGCAGGTGTCGAGCGGCAAGGCCACGGTCAAGCTCGACTCGACCACGCTGACCCAGGTCGAATCGGCGCTCGCCTCCGCGCAGATCACGCCGGACGACGTCACCTTCGAGAACACGGCGACCAACGCGAACATCCGCGTGCGCCTGAAGGACACCGATACGCAGCTGCGCGTCAAGGACCTGCTGCAGAAGTCGCTGAACGCCGACCCGAACGATCCGCAGTACGTCGTCGCCCTGAACCTGCAGAGCGCGTCGCCGCGCTGGCTGACTGCCCTGCATGCGCTGCCGATGTATCTCGGCCTCGACCTGCGTGGCGGCGTCCACTTCCTGCTCCAGGTCGACATGACGGGCGCGCTGACGAAGAAGCTCGATTCCGACGCGTCCGACGCGCGCACGCTGCTGCGCGACAAGAACATCCGCGACGGCGGCGTGAGCCGCGTCGACCAGTCCGTGGTCGTCAACTTCAGCGATGCGCAGACGGCGGAAGACGCCCGCAAGGTGCTCGCGCTGTCGATCACCGAACTGCAATGGGCGACCCAGCCCGGCGGTGGCGGTACGCAAGTCGTCGGCACGTTCACGCCGGCCGTGCAGAAGTCCGTCGAGGACGCCGCGCTCAAGCAGAACCTGACGACGCTCCACAACCGCGTGAACGAACTCGGCGTGTCCGAGCCGATCCTGCAGCAGCAAGGTAGCGACCGCATCGTCGTCGAGCTGCCGGGCGTGCAGGACACCGCGAAGGCGAAGGACATCATCGGCCGCACCGCGACGCTCGAAGCGCGCCTCGCCGACCCGATCAACACGCACCCGAACCCGAACGATCCGGTGCCGCCGGGTGAAGAGCTGTTCACGCAGGGCAACCAGGCGCCGGTGCTGCTGAAGAAGGAAGTGATCTTCACGGGCGACCGCATCATCGATGCATCGGCCGGCTTCGACGATCACCAGCGTCCGTCGGTCAACATCCGCCTCGATTCGGCGGGTGGCCGCTCGGTGCGCGCGGTGTCGCGCGAGAACATCGGCAAGCCGATGGCGATGGTGCTGTTCGAGAAGGGCAAGGGCGAAGTGCTGACGGTCGCGACGATCCAGTCGGAACTCGGCGACCGCTTCCAGATCACGGGCCAGCCGACGCCGCAGGCTGCGGCCGACCTCGCGCTGCTGCTGCGCGCCGGTTCGCTCGCGGCTCCGATGGACATCATCGAGGAACGCACGATCGGCCCGAGCCTCGGCGCCGACAACATCAAGATGGGCGTCCACTCGGTGATCTGGGGCTTCTGCGCGATCGCCGTGTTCATGATCGCGTACTACATGCTGTTCGGCGTGGTGTCGGTGATCGGCCTGTCGGTGAACCTGCTGCTGCTCGTCGCCGTGCTGTCGCTGATGCAGGCGACGCTGACGCTGCCCGGTATCGCCGCTATCGCGCTCGCGCTCGGTATGGCGATCGACGCGAACGTGCTGATCAACGAGCGCGTGCGTGAAGAACTGCGCGCCGGCCAGCCGCCGCAGACCGCGATCCAGGCCGGCTACGCGCATGCCTGGGCGACGATTCTCGACTCGAACGTCACGACGCTGATCGCCGGCCTCGCGCTGCTCGCGTTCGGCTCGGGCCCGGTTCGCGCGTTCGCGATCGTGCACTGCCTCGGTATCCTGACGTCGATGTTCTCCGCGGTGTTCTTCTCGCGCGGGATCGTCAACCTCTGGTACGGCGGCCGCAAGAAGCTGAAGTCGCTCGCGATCGGCCAGGTGTGGAAGCCGGAAGGCGCCGCTGCCGCCGCATCGTTCTCCGACGCAGACGAATCGACCGACACCGCACGTGCCGCGAAGCTCGCCGCGCCCGCCAAGGGCAACGCGCCGCGCGCCGCCGGCAAGCCGCAGCTGCGCAACCGCGCGCAGCAAGGCGTGTCGCCGAAGAAACCGGGCTCGACCCAATAA
- the yajC gene encoding preprotein translocase subunit YajC, with translation MPFISNAFAQGAGGAESSLMSFLPLILMFAVLYFIMIRPQMKRQKEHRNMLAAMAKGDEVVTSGGLVGKVTKVTEGYIGVEIAEGTEITVQKAAVTTILPKGTIKSL, from the coding sequence GTGCCGTTCATTTCCAACGCGTTCGCCCAAGGTGCCGGTGGCGCCGAATCGAGCCTGATGAGCTTCCTGCCGCTCATCCTGATGTTTGCCGTGCTCTACTTCATCATGATCCGTCCGCAGATGAAGCGTCAGAAGGAGCACCGCAACATGCTCGCGGCCATGGCCAAGGGCGACGAAGTCGTCACGAGCGGCGGCCTCGTGGGCAAGGTGACGAAGGTCACCGAAGGCTACATCGGCGTCGAGATCGCCGAAGGCACCGAAATCACCGTGCAGAAGGCTGCGGTCACGACCATTCTGCCGAAGGGCACGATCAAGTCGCTGTAA
- the tgt gene encoding tRNA guanosine(34) transglycosylase Tgt, which produces MTEGSSHDTHAPVQDRPANGLEFELLTTDGHARRGRVKLNHGVVETPIFMPVGTYGTVKAIQPRELHEIKAQIILGNTFHLWLRPGLDTIDAHGGLHAFMGWNKPILTDSGGFQVFSLGDLRKITEDGVTFASPINGDKLFLSPEVSMQIQKVLNSDVVMQFDECTPYATNGVPTTHKEAADSMRMSLRWAKRSLDEFNRLGNPNALFGIVQGGMFEDLRDESLAGLAELGFHGLAIGGLSVGEPKEDMMRVLRHVGPKLPANKPHYLMGVGTPEDLVEGVANGVDMFDCVMPTRNARNGWLFTRFGDVKIRNATHKNSLKPLDASCTCYTCQNFSRGYLHHLHRVGEILGAQLNTIHNLHYYLQLMSEIREAIETHTFDAFRQRFAEDRARGVD; this is translated from the coding sequence ATGACCGAAGGTTCATCCCACGATACGCACGCCCCCGTGCAGGACCGCCCGGCGAACGGGCTCGAATTCGAACTGCTGACGACCGATGGCCATGCGCGCCGCGGCCGCGTGAAGCTCAATCACGGCGTGGTCGAGACGCCGATCTTCATGCCGGTCGGCACGTACGGCACCGTGAAGGCGATCCAGCCGCGCGAGCTGCACGAGATCAAGGCCCAGATCATCCTCGGCAACACGTTCCACCTGTGGCTGCGCCCGGGCCTCGACACGATCGACGCGCACGGCGGCCTGCATGCGTTCATGGGCTGGAACAAGCCGATCCTGACCGACTCGGGCGGCTTCCAGGTGTTCTCGCTCGGCGACCTGCGCAAGATCACCGAGGACGGCGTCACGTTCGCGTCGCCGATCAACGGCGACAAGCTGTTCCTGTCGCCGGAAGTGTCGATGCAGATCCAGAAGGTGCTGAACTCCGACGTCGTGATGCAGTTCGACGAGTGCACGCCGTACGCGACCAACGGCGTGCCGACCACGCACAAGGAAGCGGCCGACTCGATGCGCATGTCGCTGCGCTGGGCGAAGCGCTCGCTCGACGAGTTCAACCGGCTCGGCAACCCGAACGCGCTGTTCGGGATCGTCCAGGGCGGGATGTTCGAGGACCTGCGCGACGAATCGCTCGCGGGCCTCGCGGAACTCGGCTTCCACGGCCTCGCGATCGGCGGGCTGTCGGTCGGCGAGCCGAAGGAAGACATGATGCGCGTGCTGCGCCACGTGGGCCCGAAGCTGCCGGCCAACAAGCCGCACTACCTGATGGGCGTCGGCACGCCGGAGGACCTGGTCGAAGGCGTCGCCAACGGCGTCGACATGTTCGACTGCGTGATGCCGACCCGCAACGCGCGCAACGGCTGGCTGTTCACGCGCTTCGGCGACGTGAAGATCCGCAACGCGACGCACAAGAACTCGCTGAAACCGCTCGACGCGAGCTGCACGTGCTACACGTGCCAGAACTTCTCGCGCGGCTACCTGCATCACCTGCACCGCGTCGGCGAGATCCTCGGCGCGCAGCTCAACACGATCCACAACCTGCACTACTACCTGCAGCTGATGAGCGAGATCCGCGAAGCGATCGAGACCCACACGTTCGACGCGTTCCGCCAGCGCTTCGCGGAGGATCGCGCCAGAGGCGTCGACTGA
- the queA gene encoding tRNA preQ1(34) S-adenosylmethionine ribosyltransferase-isomerase QueA has protein sequence MFTLSDFDFNLPPELIAQTALPDRTASRLLEVDGTVAPARLVDRHFTELPSCISAGDLLVFNDTKVLKARFFGQKASGGKIEVLIERVTGTHTALAQIRASKSPGAGTTLRLADAFDVTVGERVDPFFTLNFPEPCLDLIEQYGRLPLPPYIEHDPDATDETRYQTVYASNPGAVAAPTAGLHFDQPMLDRLDAMGVERATLTLHVGAGTFQPVRVDNIAEHKMHSEWYDLPQSLVDKIAATRARGGNVIAVGTTSMRALEAAARAADEAGRPLAATQAETDIFITPGYRFRVVDRLVTNFHLPKSTLLMLVSAFAGVETIRAAYRHAIEQRYRFFSYGDAMLLTRRDTPEAPLA, from the coding sequence ATGTTCACGCTTTCCGATTTCGATTTCAATCTGCCGCCCGAGCTGATTGCCCAAACCGCGCTGCCCGATCGCACCGCGAGCCGCCTGCTCGAGGTCGACGGCACCGTCGCGCCCGCACGCCTGGTCGACCGCCATTTCACCGAGCTGCCGTCGTGCATCTCGGCCGGCGACCTGCTCGTCTTCAACGATACCAAGGTGCTGAAGGCGCGCTTCTTCGGCCAGAAGGCCAGCGGCGGCAAGATCGAGGTGCTGATCGAGCGCGTGACCGGCACGCACACGGCGCTCGCGCAGATCCGCGCGAGCAAGTCGCCGGGCGCCGGCACGACGCTGCGGCTCGCCGATGCGTTCGACGTGACGGTCGGCGAGCGCGTCGACCCGTTCTTCACGCTGAACTTCCCCGAGCCGTGCCTCGACCTGATCGAGCAGTACGGCCGCCTGCCGCTGCCGCCCTATATCGAGCACGATCCGGACGCGACCGACGAGACGCGCTACCAGACCGTCTACGCGAGCAATCCGGGCGCGGTCGCCGCGCCGACCGCCGGGCTGCACTTCGACCAGCCGATGCTCGACCGGCTCGACGCGATGGGCGTCGAGCGCGCGACGCTGACGCTGCACGTCGGCGCCGGCACGTTCCAGCCGGTGCGCGTCGACAACATCGCCGAGCACAAGATGCACAGCGAGTGGTACGACCTGCCGCAGTCGCTCGTCGACAAGATCGCCGCGACCCGCGCACGCGGCGGCAACGTGATCGCGGTCGGCACGACGTCGATGCGCGCGCTCGAAGCCGCGGCGCGCGCGGCCGATGAAGCGGGTCGCCCGCTCGCGGCCACGCAGGCCGAGACCGACATCTTCATCACGCCCGGCTATCGTTTCCGCGTGGTCGACCGGCTCGTCACGAACTTCCACCTGCCGAAGTCGACGCTGCTGATGCTGGTGTCCGCGTTCGCGGGCGTCGAGACGATCCGCGCCGCGTACCGCCACGCGATCGAGCAGCGCTACCGCTTCTTCAGCTACGGCGATGCGATGCTGCTGACGCGGCGCGACACGCCGGAGGCGCCGCTCGCGTAA
- the recG gene encoding ATP-dependent DNA helicase RecG has translation MPVSPRRSPAAVADSADPFDAEDVALPAQSAGERGSAERAAPRRAGPKRGADGRLAQPAAAAPDADADDVASDAAGAAGAKRKKKPAADKPVKTVDKLAKLGLTRSIDLVLHLPMRYEDETTLTPIGELLPGGIAQAEGVVFDNEVAYRPRRQLVVKIQDDDGEHLVLRFLNFYGSQVKQMAVGQRLRVRGDVRGGFFGMEMVHPAVRVVEADAPLPQVLTPVYPSTAGVSQAYLRKAIENAVERTPLPELLPPEIQRDYLKPLDVPTLEQAVRILHHPRVDSDEAALMDGSHPAWTRIKFEELLAQQLSLKRAHEERRTRAAPAMPRRTATDADSLTTRLYGALPFTLTGAQARVVDEIANDLTLAHPMQRLLQGDVGSGKTVVAALAATQAIDAGYQAALMAPTEILAEQHARKLRAWLEPLGVTVAWLAGSLKAKEKRAAIEAAALGTAQLVIGTHAIIQDTVEFARLGLVIVDEQHRFGVEQRLALRAKAANAANGARDFQPHQLMMSATPIPRTLAMTYYADLEVSTIDELPPGRTPVLTRLVGDARREEVIARVREAALTGRQVYWVCPLIEESETLQLQTAVETYETLATALPELKVGLVHGRLSPADKAAVMEAFTRNDVQLLVATTVIEVGVDVPNASLMVIEHAERFGLAQLHQLRGRVGRGTAASVCVLLYTGPLSLTGRERLKTMRETTDGFEIARRDLEIRGPGEFLGARQSGAAMLRFANLETDGWLIDPARDAATRLIAAYPEIVTQHLARWLGAREQYLKA, from the coding sequence ATGCCTGTGTCACCACGCCGTTCCCCCGCTGCCGTTGCCGATTCCGCCGATCCGTTCGACGCGGAGGATGTCGCGCTACCCGCGCAAAGCGCGGGGGAGCGTGGTTCCGCGGAGCGTGCCGCACCGCGCCGCGCCGGCCCGAAGCGTGGCGCCGACGGCAGGCTCGCGCAGCCGGCCGCTGCAGCGCCCGATGCCGATGCCGATGACGTCGCGAGCGACGCAGCAGGTGCGGCCGGTGCGAAGCGCAAGAAGAAGCCGGCTGCCGACAAACCGGTGAAGACCGTCGACAAGCTCGCGAAGCTCGGCCTCACGCGCTCGATCGATCTCGTGCTGCATCTGCCGATGCGCTACGAGGACGAAACCACGCTCACGCCGATCGGCGAGCTGCTGCCGGGCGGCATCGCGCAAGCCGAAGGCGTCGTGTTCGACAACGAGGTCGCGTACCGGCCGCGCCGCCAGCTGGTCGTGAAGATCCAGGACGACGACGGCGAGCACCTCGTGCTGCGCTTCCTGAATTTCTACGGCTCGCAGGTCAAGCAGATGGCTGTCGGCCAGCGCCTGCGCGTGCGCGGCGACGTGCGCGGCGGCTTCTTCGGGATGGAGATGGTGCATCCGGCGGTGCGCGTCGTCGAAGCCGATGCGCCGCTGCCGCAGGTGCTCACGCCCGTCTATCCGAGCACGGCCGGCGTGTCGCAGGCCTATCTGCGCAAGGCGATCGAGAACGCGGTCGAGCGCACGCCACTGCCCGAGCTGCTGCCGCCCGAGATCCAGCGTGACTACCTGAAGCCGCTCGACGTGCCGACGCTCGAGCAGGCAGTGCGCATCCTGCACCACCCGCGTGTCGATTCCGACGAAGCTGCGCTGATGGACGGCTCGCATCCGGCGTGGACGCGCATCAAGTTCGAGGAATTGCTCGCGCAGCAGCTGTCGCTCAAGCGCGCGCACGAGGAGCGCCGCACACGCGCGGCGCCTGCGATGCCGCGCCGCACCGCGACCGATGCCGATTCACTGACGACGCGGCTCTATGGCGCGCTGCCGTTCACGCTGACGGGCGCGCAGGCACGGGTCGTCGACGAAATCGCAAATGACCTCACGCTCGCGCACCCGATGCAGCGCCTGCTGCAGGGTGATGTCGGCAGCGGCAAGACCGTCGTCGCGGCACTGGCCGCCACGCAGGCGATCGACGCCGGCTACCAGGCCGCGCTGATGGCGCCCACCGAAATCCTCGCGGAACAGCACGCGCGCAAGCTGCGCGCGTGGCTCGAGCCGCTCGGCGTCACGGTCGCGTGGCTCGCGGGCAGCCTGAAGGCGAAGGAGAAGCGCGCGGCGATCGAGGCGGCCGCGCTCGGCACCGCGCAGCTCGTGATCGGCACGCACGCGATCATCCAGGACACGGTTGAATTCGCGCGGCTCGGCCTCGTGATCGTCGACGAGCAGCACCGCTTCGGCGTCGAGCAGCGCCTCGCGCTGCGTGCGAAGGCCGCGAATGCGGCCAACGGCGCGCGCGACTTCCAGCCGCACCAGTTGATGATGTCGGCCACGCCGATTCCGCGCACGCTCGCGATGACGTATTACGCCGATCTCGAAGTCTCGACGATCGACGAGCTGCCGCCGGGCCGCACGCCCGTGCTGACACGCCTCGTCGGCGATGCGCGGCGCGAGGAGGTGATCGCCCGCGTGCGCGAGGCCGCGCTGACCGGGCGCCAGGTGTACTGGGTGTGCCCGCTGATCGAGGAGAGCGAGACGCTGCAGTTGCAGACGGCCGTCGAAACCTACGAGACGCTGGCCACCGCGCTCCCGGAGCTGAAGGTCGGGCTGGTGCACGGCCGGCTGTCGCCGGCCGACAAGGCGGCCGTGATGGAAGCGTTCACGCGCAACGACGTGCAGCTGCTCGTCGCGACGACGGTGATCGAGGTCGGCGTCGACGTGCCGAACGCGTCGCTGATGGTGATCGAGCACGCGGAGCGTTTCGGCCTCGCACAGCTGCACCAGTTGCGCGGCCGGGTCGGGCGCGGCACCGCGGCGTCGGTGTGCGTGCTGCTGTACACGGGGCCGCTGTCGCTCACGGGCCGCGAGCGGCTGAAGACGATGCGCGAGACGACCGACGGCTTCGAGATCGCACGGCGCGATCTCGAGATCCGCGGCCCCGGCGAATTCCTCGGCGCCCGCCAGTCGGGCGCGGCGATGCTGCGCTTCGCGAACCTCGAGACTGACGGCTGGCTGATCGATCCGGCCCGCGACGCCGCGACGCGGCTGATTGCCGCGTATCCCGAGATCGTCACGCAGCATCTCGCGCGCTGGCTCGGCGCGCGGGAGCAGTATCTGAAGGCCTGA
- a CDS encoding hydrogen peroxide-inducible genes activator, with protein MTLTELKYIVAVARERHFGRAAEACFVSQPTLSVAIKKLEDELNVQIFERGASEVSVTPIGDQIVTQAQRVLEQTFAIKEIAKQGKDPLVGPFRLGVIYTIGPYLLPTLVKQMIQRVPQMPLMLQENYTLKLLELLKQGEIDAAIMALPFPETGLMVRPLYDEPFVVALPAGHPWEKREEIDAEDLKQETMLLLGNGHCFRDHVLGVCPELMRFSQTADGIQKTFEGSSLETIRHMVASGVGITVLPRMSVAEVGPRANGPDAELLSYVPFNEPVPDRRVVLVWRKSFTRMPAIDAISDAIAACELPGVAKLDMPATMN; from the coding sequence ATGACGCTGACTGAATTGAAATACATCGTCGCGGTCGCGCGCGAACGGCATTTCGGCCGCGCGGCCGAAGCATGCTTCGTGAGCCAGCCGACGCTGTCGGTGGCGATCAAGAAGCTCGAAGACGAGCTCAACGTGCAGATTTTCGAGCGCGGCGCGAGTGAAGTGAGCGTGACGCCGATCGGTGACCAGATCGTCACGCAGGCGCAGCGCGTGCTCGAGCAGACCTTCGCGATCAAGGAGATCGCGAAGCAGGGCAAGGATCCGCTGGTCGGCCCGTTCCGCCTTGGCGTGATCTACACGATCGGGCCCTATCTGCTGCCGACGCTCGTCAAGCAGATGATCCAGCGCGTCCCGCAGATGCCGCTGATGCTGCAGGAAAACTACACGCTGAAGCTGCTCGAACTGCTGAAGCAGGGCGAGATCGACGCCGCGATCATGGCGCTGCCGTTTCCGGAAACCGGCCTGATGGTGCGCCCGCTGTACGACGAACCGTTCGTCGTCGCGCTGCCTGCCGGCCATCCGTGGGAGAAGCGCGAGGAAATCGACGCCGAGGATCTCAAGCAGGAAACCATGCTGCTGCTCGGCAACGGCCACTGCTTCCGCGATCACGTGCTCGGCGTGTGCCCGGAGCTGATGCGCTTCTCGCAGACCGCCGACGGCATCCAGAAGACCTTCGAGGGCTCGTCGCTCGAGACGATCCGCCACATGGTTGCAAGCGGCGTCGGCATCACCGTGCTGCCGCGCATGTCGGTCGCCGAGGTCGGCCCGCGCGCGAACGGCCCCGACGCCGAACTCCTGTCGTACGTGCCGTTCAACGAGCCGGTGCCCGACCGCCGCGTGGTGCTCGTGTGGCGCAAGAGCTTCACGCGGATGCCCGCGATCGACGCGATCAGCGACGCGATTGCCGCGTGCGAACTGCCGGGCGTCGCGAAGCTCGACATGCCGGCGACGATGAACTGA